TGCTGGTCGTCGTCGCACAGCATCCTTCCGGGTGGGTGGGTGTGCGAAGCGTTGACCAGCACGTTGAGGCCCGGAATGCCCAGTTCCTGCTCCACCCGGCTTCGCAGTCGCGGCAGGAAGTCGTCGGAGATGTCGCCGATGCCCCCGATGGCCACCGCGTCCAGGGCGACGATGGCGGCCCGAGTGCGGCCGTCGTCCAGGACGAGGGCCTTCGCGTAGAGCCGGTCATGGATCACCACCCCCGGCTCGGTAGTGGTGATGTCGCTCTTGGCCACGCCCGCATGCAAGTGGCCACTCGCGGTCAGGCTCTTCGGGTTCAGTGCCTCGCTCATTGCTCTCTCTCCCTGGGTTGGCACGGTGGGGCACGGATCGTCGGCGCACTTCGCGGCCGACGCCGGAAGCCCTCCCTGCCTACTCGCGAAGGGAAGGTGCGACCCTCTCGCGAATTGCCCTTCGTGGCCGCCTGTGGTCCTGTGCGAGACAGCCGGCTCCGTCTCAACCATCCCGACGAGTGGAAAGGTAGTCGACCCATGCGCCGAGATGCCTCTTCCGGCCTGCGCGTCACCTTTGCTATTCTGCTGGTTGCCCTAGGTGTTGCTGCTCTTGCCGACGACTGGCCCGAGTTCCTTGGAGCGGGCAGGACGGGTGAGTGGAAGGAGACCGGCATCCTGCGCAAGTTCCCCGAGGGTGGCCTGAAGGTCCTCTGGCGCATCCCGATCTGCCCGGGCTATGCCGGGCCTGCGGTCGCGGACGGCCGAGTGTTCGTCTCGGACTGCCGCAAGACCGACACTGGCCGCGTGGAACGGGTGTTGTGCCTCGACGAGCAGACCGGGCAGATCCGATGGGTGTTCGAAAACCCGGCAGTCGACTACGCGAAGCTGTCCTACGACAGCGGCCCACGGGCAACACCTACCGTAGATGGTGACCGTGTCTACTGCCTGGGAGCTGCGGGCGACCTCTACTGTCTGAAGGTCCAGTCCGGCGCCGTGGTCTGGCAGACCAATCTGCGCAAGCGCTTCAACGCGAAGCTGCCGACCTGGGGCTTTTCTGGTGCGCCCTTGGTGGCCGGCGACCGCCTGATCTGCGTGGTCGGCGGCACGGACAACTCGCTGCTGGTGGGACTGGACAAGCTCACCGGGGAGGAGGCCTGGCGTGCCCTGCCTGCCACCGGTGACATCGCCTACGCGCCGCCGCGCCTGATCAACTTCGGCGGTCGGCTCCAGTGTATCCACCAGGTGCCGGGCACTCTGAGCTCGGTGGACCCGCAGACCGGCGAGGTGCTCTGGCGGCTGCGCGTCGAGTCCAGCATCCCGCTGGCCCCGCCGGTGCTCGACGGTGACCGCCTTTTCCTGTCGGACTTCTGGAAGGGCTCGACCCTCGCCAGACTGACGGCGGACAAGCCGGGTGCTGAGGTGCTCTGGCACCGCATCGGCGTCAACGAGGTCAAGACCGATGCGCTCCACTGCCTGATATCCACTCCGGTCCTCAAGGACGGCTACATCTACGGCGTGGACAGCTACGGGCAACTCCGCTGCCTGGTGGAGGCCACAGGCGACCGGGTGTGGGAGAGCATGGACGCCACCGTGGAGAAGGTACGCAACGCCTGCGCCGTGCTCACC
This genomic window from Armatimonadia bacterium contains:
- a CDS encoding PQQ-binding-like beta-propeller repeat protein gives rise to the protein MRRDASSGLRVTFAILLVALGVAALADDWPEFLGAGRTGEWKETGILRKFPEGGLKVLWRIPICPGYAGPAVADGRVFVSDCRKTDTGRVERVLCLDEQTGQIRWVFENPAVDYAKLSYDSGPRATPTVDGDRVYCLGAAGDLYCLKVQSGAVVWQTNLRKRFNAKLPTWGFSGAPLVAGDRLICVVGGTDNSLLVGLDKLTGEEAWRALPATGDIAYAPPRLINFGGRLQCIHQVPGTLSSVDPQTGEVLWRLRVESSIPLAPPVLDGDRLFLSDFWKGSTLARLTADKPGAEVLWHRIGVNEVKTDALHCLISTPVLKDGYIYGVDSYGQLRCLVEATGDRVWESMDATVEKVRNACAVLTRNHDVFFLNNDRGELIIADLQPTGYREISRTTLIKPTSGGAGTRQLKFVNWVYPAYANRCILLRNDEEILRVSLAAEQ